The sequence CGAATTTAAAGAAGATAAACTGGTTGAAATAAAAGGCAGTAGCATTACCATTATAGATCCTGTAAAACTAAAAAATCTCAAAGCCTAAACCCCCTCCTGTTTTTTAAAGAGCCTCGTTCTGCGATGATTTCAATACTCCGTTAAAGCAATGAAACAAAAGAGTTATTAGAACGAAAAAATAGTCTTTGAACACTCATAGTCTTGTCACATAGAGCGTAGTCGAGATGATAACAGGCTGTCACATAGAGCGCAGTCGAGATGATAACAGAGCTGTCAAATCGAGAGTATTCGAGATGATAACAAATCTGTCAGATCGAGCGTAGTCGAGATTATATTGGGCTGTCAGATCGAGCGTAGTCGAGATCACATAGGGTTGTCAAATCGAGCGTAGTCGAGATGATAACAAATCTGTCAGATCGAGCGTAGTCGAGATTATATTGGGTTGTCACATCGAGCGTAGTCGAGATGATAGCAGGCTGTTAAATCGAGCGCAGTCGAGATGATAACAAATCTGTCAGATCGAGCGCAGTCGAGATGATAACAAATCTGTCAGATCGAGCGTAGTCGAGATCACATAGGTTTGTCACATCGAGCGTAGTCGAGATGCTTATACCCACTTAATTCCAAACCTTCTTCGTTTTGTTTTTTCAAAGTCCAGTCTTCCGTCATGGAAGTCTCCAGCCAGCTGATGCCCGATTTTCTCAGCACCTGGGCCGACAAGCCGAAATAATCAATAAAGAGTTGCTCTACAGCGCCTACCGACATGTTTTCGTTTAGCGCCACCCCTTGCTGTTCAACAGTTTGTTGATCGGTCCAAAGTATAAAGTCGTTTTTCAGAGCATCTTTTTTTGCGTGCGCATGAGCTAAGCCTTTTTTATTTTTAAAAAACTCAATCTTGAGGAAAGGAAATGCGGTATTAAATAATTTTTGAACGGTGGAAATTTTCATTCCTTTTTGAATGGTAACCATAGTACTGACAGCGGTTTATTGAATAGATAAAAGATGATCTAAGCTGAAAGATCTGTAGGACTCGGGCAGCAACAATAAAACTGTTACTAACACAAGTCTTGGAAAAACGTGCTTCATATTCCACATCGGTTCGAGGTAACTAAAACCAACCGTTACCAGGAGGAGGTCGAGGCCAAGCGCGTAGAGTGTATAATTAGTCAGGAAACCGCAGAGTAAAAATAACCCACCGAAAAATTCTGCAAAGCTGGTGTAATAGGCCATAGCGCCGAGCAGGGAAGAGGGAATACGTTTGCTTTGGGCCTCTGCACTAAATGCCTGGATTACTCCCGAAATTTTTATGCGGAACAATTTATCATAACCCTGGAACAAAAACAAGATCCCTATAAATAAGCGAATCAGCAGTTCGGCAATGTGTTGATTGGTAGTTGTCATTTCTTTTTTATTCAAAGTTCGGAAAGGCTGCAGTCAAAAAAACTGATTTAGATCAGTTCTGCTGCTGATTGATCTCATTGGTATGCGAGGTCTGTGTTACGACCTTTACGGCAGTATTAACCCCTAATAAGAAAATAAATATGAAAACCTCTCTTTATAACCAACACAGCGAACACACAGAATGGCAAAACAAATTGGACTTTTACAAAGACGAAATTAAAGTCATGGAAAACCGTCTTGCAGAAGTGAGCCAAAAAAACACCGCCACAGAGATCCGCATGGAGATCGAACATTTCCAGAACCAGTTTTTGATCCAACGCGATACTATCAGCAAGATCAGTCATCATATTTCTGCAGAAGAAAAACAAATTCAGGCAGAAATTAAACATAACCCCGTTGCTTCTGATCACCGTAAAGCCGAAGACCACGTGACAGAGCGCGAAATGGTAAGCGATTTCGAAAACAACTTTACCAATTTGCGCAAAGAGTACAACACCTTTTTAAGTAAACGTTTTTAAAATTATTATCATGAAAACAGATTTCGAAATTCAACAGGATGTTATGGCGGAGCTTCTTTGGGAGCCCGCCTTAGATGGAACACAGATAGGAGTGGCCGTAAACCAGGGCGTAGTAATGCTTTCGGGAGTAGTGGATACTTATTATAAAAAAGTGGTAGCCGAGAAGGCCACAAAAAAACTCAGTGGAGTAAAAGCCGTAGCGGAAGAAATCAAAGTGGTTGTTCCCGGCAGTAAAACACGCAGCGATGTAGACATTGCCAAAGCGGTTTTAAACGCCTTGAAATGGAACAGCACGGTAGATGAAAGCAAAATTAAAGTACAGGTGGAGAATGCAGAAGTAACTTTGGAAGGCGAAGCAGAATGGAATTTTCAGAAAAGCTCCGCGCAAAAAGCCGTTGAAAACCTTGAAAGCGTCAGCCGCATCACCAACAACATCCGCGTTACCAACAAAGTAATAGCAGAGGATGTAAAACATAAAATTGCCAGTGCTTTTCAACGTCACGCGAGTTTAGACGCCAATAAAATTACAGTAGAAGTACTCGGCGATAAAGTGATCTTAACGGGTACCGTGCGTTCGTACGCCGAGAAGAGAGATGCCGAACTAACGGTTTGGTCCTCACCGGGCGTAATGAGCATCGAAAACCGCCTCGAGCTTTCTTCAGAAATTCCGGTTTATTAAAGAAAGGCCTTTTTCAACAGGGAACAATAGCGCGGAGTTTTTTATCTTTTTTTGCCACGAGTCAGAACATTTATGCTCCGCATCAAAGAAATAAAATTCAAAACAGTTTTGTGAAACGGATGGGCTATTTCTTTTTTATAGTTTTTGCCCGGTTAATTGTAAATTCGTTCAGACATCGGAGGCTTTGAAAACCGGCAAATATTTTATTTTCGCCGGCGCTTAGTCGCAATCCTTTATGCGCAAGTGGCGGACAAAACCCGCCGGACAATGTAGACAGACATGAAAAGAATTTACATATCGACTATATTACTTCTTATAGCCTCACAAATTATTTACGGACAGACGTCGACATTTACAGTAGTTCCTGGTAAAGGCTTTAATGACTTTATAATCGGAAAGACAACTTTCGAGGAAATAATAGCCAAAATGGGTACAAACAATCATGTCGACACTTTCTATGTTAAACCTTTAGGCGACGTTTTTTCAGACGATACTGTAAATATCAGGATATCAAAAACGGACATCTATTCCTACGGACTTTATTACGACTCACTAGGCATTTCTTTTTTCAGGCACAAAAACATAAAATCAATATTCTTAATCCATTTTCAAACTCCCGCTTCCGTGACCACTGACAAGAACATAAAAATAAATTATGACAACTTCAAAGAAGTGGTAACTAAATACGGACAAACACAATGGACTTATACTGCTTACAAAATATTTAAAGAATACAATGGAATCCGTTTTGAGCAATCTTCTAAAGCTAAATTACCCCTTGTGATGGACAAAGACTCGACTTTTTATTTATCAAAGAATGTTACAGGTATTAGCATTATTAAGAAAACAAAAAAGTATAAATAATAACGGCAGACACGTCAACGTGACTTATCTGTGCCGCCACCTCGCACATAACAGCGGTCTGCTCCATTTTTTGCGTGTTTACGCTCAAATGCATAATTTGGACTTAGCAAAAAAACGGCGCAAGGCCGCCAAACGTCACCAGCCATTTCAACAAACCACCATATAGACAGACAATATGTTTCACTTTGACAAAAACTTTGGGCTATTTATTGGGCAATTGACTGATAATAAATTTCACAAACATTACGCTTTGCAAATAAGTGTTGCGTCAAAATCAAATTTTACACTTTCTGTAAAAGATCACCCGGATAATATTGGTAAAGCCTTTTTTCTAAATTCAAAAGTTGAACATAAGTTAATCTGCAACACTAAGCAATTAACCATTCTCATAAATCCATTAAGTGCAATAGGACACCAGTTGTATTTAAAATATGGAACATCAAGCCATTTAACTCTGAACGGCTATTTATCTGATGAACTGATTGAAGTTCTTAATAAGTTTGAGAGCCGGGAAATAACATTTGAAAACCTATGTGTTCTAACTTTACAAATTCTGACAAAATATAAATGCAATTGTGAATTGGATAATCATTTGCAAGACGACAGAATTATCAAAGCTTTTGAGTTTATAGACAAAAATTTTGGAAAAGTATTGAGTTTAGAAGAAGTTGCCGAACATTGCTACTTATCGCCAACTCGTTTTTTGCATTTGTTTAAAGAAAAAACAAATCTAAGTTTTAGAAGGTATCAACTTTGGAATAAGGTAGTAAAATCGCTCCCTTATTTATTGAAAAATTCAATTACTGAAACAGCTTACACATTTGGCTTCTCTGACAGTTCTCACTATACCCGAACCTTCATAGAAACATTTGGAGTAACACCGAAATTTTTTCTACATCGGGAATAGCCGTTTCATGCAATTCTGAGTCTGAAATACTTCGCATTTTTGTAGTGTATAAAACCACTATGAAAGTATGAATAGATTGCAGAATGGAAGTTTTACCCCAAATTTTAATTATCAAACTCATTTTGATAATGAATCCAAAGAATATTTCACAGAAAGCCAAAATAAAAAAAGTAGTATCTTCTTCTTACGCTATGTTGGTTGTTTAGCTTGTAAGCTTGATAGTAAGCGTATTGATGACAACTTATCTTCATTTAGAAATAAAAACACAGAGGTTTTTGTTGTCTTACAAAGCACGAATGAAAGTATTGAATCTTACAAGGAAGTACAGCAAATTAATTTCTATGGGAAAAGTATTAGCGATTTACCTTCAATCGATGAATTATTACAAAAAATATAATTAGCCAGTTTATACAATTATAAGTTTTAAATGCTTCGCACCTTTGCAATGTAATTAAATCAATAAAAAATGCGAAGTATATTATTCATTTTGCTTTTGGCCTTACAAGTAAAAGCATTTTCACAATCAAACTTAAAAAGTATGAACAATTATTTAAAGGAAACCCCAATTTTAAACTTTTCAGACAGTTCCATTCAGTCGTTAGTGAAAAACAAAAATTGGTTAACAATGGACACTATTGAACGTATAAAGTCAATCTACAACTATGTTAGAGATGACATTAAATTTGGCTACAATGTGTCTGATGACATAACTGCAAAGCAAGTACTGCAAGACGGTTACGGACAGTGTAACACAAAAGCAACTTTGCTAATGGCACTTCTACGTGCCACAAAAATTCCAAATAGAATTCACGGTTTCACTATTGACAAAGCATTACAAAAAGGTGCAGTTACAGGAATTTGGTATAAACTTTCGCCAAAAAGCATCGTTCACAGTTGGGTTGAAATTTATGTTAACGACAGTTGGTATTTTCTTGAAGGTGTTATTCTTGACAAAGAATATTTAACCAAATTGCAAGAGGAAAATAAAGATTGTAAAACAACTTTTTGCGGATACGGTGCTTATACGGACAATTTTGCAAATCCGCCAATTGAATGGAACTTAAACAA is a genomic window of Sphingobacteriaceae bacterium containing:
- a CDS encoding ornithine aminotransferase — encoded protein: MKTDFEIQQDVMAELLWEPALDGTQIGVAVNQGVVMLSGVVDTYYKKVVAEKATKKLSGVKAVAEEIKVVVPGSKTRSDVDIAKAVLNALKWNSTVDESKIKVQVENAEVTLEGEAEWNFQKSSAQKAVENLESVSRITNNIRVTNKVIAEDVKHKIASAFQRHASLDANKITVEVLGDKVILTGTVRSYAEKRDAELTVWSSPGVMSIENRLELSSEIPVY
- a CDS encoding transglutaminase, with product MNNYLKETPILNFSDSSIQSLVKNKNWLTMDTIERIKSIYNYVRDDIKFGYNVSDDITAKQVLQDGYGQCNTKATLLMALLRATKIPNRIHGFTIDKALQKGAVTGIWYKLSPKSIVHSWVEIYVNDSWYFLEGVILDKEYLTKLQEENKDCKTTFCGYGAYTDNFANPPIEWNLNNTYIQDKGINQDFGLFDTPDEFYAKHQQKLGAFKKFIFRKIVRHKMNKNVERIRNGR